From one Nycticebus coucang isolate mNycCou1 chromosome 14, mNycCou1.pri, whole genome shotgun sequence genomic stretch:
- the LOC128564343 gene encoding olfactory receptor 4P4-like has translation MGRNSNFTVFILLGLSQNKNIETLCFVLFLFCYIAIWVGNMLIMISITCSQLIEQPMYFFLNYLSLSDLCYTSTVTPKLMADLLAERKTISYNNCMIQLFTTHFFGAIEIFILTGMAYDRYVAICKPLHYGVIMTRSKCNTIFTACCTGGFIHSASQLLLTIFLSFCGPNEIDHYFCDIYPLLKLSCSNTQIIGLLVIANSGLIALVTFVILLLSYFFILYTIRAYSAESRRRALCTCSSHVTVVVLFFAPVLFIYIRPATIFPEDKVLALFYTIIAPMFNPLIYTLRNMEMKNTLRKVWCQIILKRK, from the coding sequence ATGGGAAGGAACAGTAACTTTACCGTGTTTATTCTCTTGGGGCTTTCCCAAAACAAGAACATCGAGACACTGtgctttgtgttatttttattttgctacatCGCTATTTGGGTGGGAAACATGCTCATAATGATTTCGATCACATGCAGTCAGCTAATTGAACAACCCATGTATTTCTTCCTCAATTACCTCTCTCTCTCCGACCTTTGCTATACGTCCACAGTGACCCCCAAACTAATGGCAGACTTACTGGCAGAAAGGAAGACGATTTCCTATAATAACTGCATGATACAGCTCTTCACCACACATTTCTTTGGAGCCATAGAGATCTTCATCCTCACAGGAATGGCCTATGACCGCTACGTGGCCATCTGCAAACCCCTGCACTACGGGGTCATCATGACCAGGAGCAAGTGCAACACCATCTTCACAGCTTGTTGTACCGGGGGATTCATTCACTCTGCCAGTCAGCTTCTTCTCACCATCTTCTTATCATTTTGTGGCCCCAATGAGATCGATCACTACTTCTGCGATATATATCCTTTGTTGAAATTATCCTGTTCTAATACACAAATAATAGGTCTATTAGTCATTGCTAATTCAGGCCTGATTGCTTTAGTGACATTTGTTATCTTgctgttgtcttatttttttatactcTACACCATCAGGGCGTACTCTGCAGAGAGCCGCCGCAGAGCTCTTTGCACTTGCAGTTCTCACGTAACGGTCGTGGTCTTGTTTTTTGCACCTGTTCTGTTCATTTACATCAGACCAGCCACAATATTTCCAGAAGATAAAGTGTTGGCTCTTTTCTACACCATCATCGCCCCCATGTTCAACCCTCTGATCTACACACTGAGAAACATGGAGATGAAGAATACTTTGAGGAAAGTTTGGTGTCAAATAATCCTGAAGAGAAAGTAA